A genomic stretch from Dyella sp. M7H15-1 includes:
- the yjgA gene encoding ribosome biogenesis factor YjgA yields the protein MIVNRTTYTNDLDNDYGPTRTQQRRDALAVLALATQLSELPPSKLARIDLPEDVLREIDNLRRITSHIARKRQLGFLAKVMRRHDDEAFEAAKALLGENRDQQRKETAAMHRLEALREKLLESEDALQELIDQHPTIDRQHLRSLIRQARTEREANKPPRAYREVFQLLKSLAEDDTQAH from the coding sequence ATGATTGTGAATCGCACCACTTACACCAACGACCTCGACAACGACTACGGCCCGACCCGTACCCAGCAGCGGCGCGATGCACTGGCGGTACTGGCGCTCGCCACGCAACTGTCGGAATTGCCGCCGAGCAAACTCGCCCGCATCGATCTGCCGGAAGATGTACTGCGCGAAATCGACAACCTGCGCCGGATCACCTCGCACATCGCGCGCAAACGCCAGTTAGGCTTTCTGGCGAAGGTGATGCGTCGGCACGACGACGAAGCCTTCGAAGCAGCCAAAGCGCTGCTCGGTGAAAACCGCGACCAGCAACGCAAGGAAACCGCAGCCATGCATCGGCTGGAAGCGTTGCGCGAAAAATTGCTGGAAAGCGAGGACGCACTGCAGGAATTGATCGATCAACATCCCACTATCGATCGCCAGCATCTGCGTTCGCTGATTCGCCAGGCGCGTACCGAACGTGAAGCGAACAAACCGCCACGTGCGTATCGGGAAGTTTTTCAGTTGTTGAAAAGCTTGGCCGAAGACGACACGCAGGCCCATTGA
- the tldD gene encoding metalloprotease TldD yields the protein MNSLIAQAQSRLLTPGGLATSDLERVFSQLMGPSIDAADLYFQHSRSEAWVLEEGIVKDGSHSIEQGVGVRAISGEKTGFAYSDEIVLPQLLEASKAARAIAQGGNGAGKPLALHGAKSLYPAIDPVDSLPNPDKIAVLREVDAYARARDPRVKQVIVSLNATLDIVLVAASDGTLAADVRPLVRLSVQVIAEQNGRREQGYAGGGGRYGYRELLENGRAMAFADEAVRQALVNLDAVDAPAGTMTVVLGPGWPGVLLHEAIGHGLEGDFNRKGSSAFAGRIGQRVAAPGVTVVDDGTLPGRRGSLSVDDEGTLTECTTLIENGILKGYMQDKLNARLMGMAPTGNGRRESFAQLPMPRMTNTYMLAGQHDPQDIIRSVKKGLYAVNFGGGQVDITNGKFVFSASEAYLIEDGKITAPVKGATLVGSGPDVLTRVSMIGNDLALDEGIGVCGKDGQSVPVGVGQPTLRVESMTVGGTAS from the coding sequence ATGAATTCCCTTATTGCCCAGGCGCAAAGCCGCTTACTCACCCCTGGCGGTCTGGCGACCAGTGACCTTGAACGCGTGTTTTCGCAGTTAATGGGGCCGTCCATCGATGCTGCCGATCTTTATTTTCAGCATTCGCGCAGCGAGGCTTGGGTGCTGGAGGAGGGCATCGTCAAGGACGGCAGTCATTCCATCGAACAGGGCGTGGGTGTGCGGGCGATCAGTGGGGAGAAAACCGGCTTCGCCTATTCCGACGAAATCGTCTTGCCGCAGTTGCTGGAAGCCTCCAAGGCTGCGCGCGCGATTGCACAAGGCGGCAACGGTGCTGGCAAGCCGCTGGCGCTGCATGGTGCCAAGTCGCTCTATCCGGCCATTGATCCGGTCGACAGCCTGCCCAACCCCGACAAGATTGCCGTATTGCGCGAGGTGGATGCCTATGCGCGTGCACGCGATCCGCGCGTCAAGCAGGTGATCGTCAGTCTGAACGCCACTCTCGATATCGTGCTGGTGGCCGCTTCCGATGGCACGCTCGCCGCCGACGTGCGCCCGCTGGTGCGCCTGAGCGTGCAGGTGATTGCCGAGCAGAACGGTCGCCGCGAACAGGGCTATGCCGGTGGCGGCGGTCGCTATGGGTATCGCGAGCTGCTGGAAAACGGTCGCGCCATGGCTTTCGCGGATGAGGCTGTGCGTCAGGCTTTGGTGAACCTCGATGCGGTGGATGCCCCAGCGGGGACCATGACCGTGGTGCTTGGCCCGGGTTGGCCGGGTGTGCTGCTGCATGAGGCCATCGGTCATGGCTTGGAAGGGGATTTCAATCGCAAGGGCAGTTCCGCGTTTGCCGGCCGCATCGGCCAGCGGGTTGCCGCGCCGGGCGTCACGGTCGTGGATGACGGCACCTTGCCGGGACGCCGCGGATCGCTCAGCGTGGACGACGAGGGCACGCTCACCGAATGCACCACACTCATTGAGAACGGCATTCTAAAGGGCTACATGCAGGACAAGCTCAACGCACGGCTGATGGGCATGGCGCCGACCGGCAACGGCCGCCGTGAGTCCTTCGCACAATTGCCGATGCCGCGCATGACCAATACCTACATGCTGGCCGGTCAGCATGATCCGCAGGACATCATCCGTTCGGTCAAGAAGGGCCTGTATGCGGTGAACTTTGGTGGCGGTCAGGTCGACATCACCAACGGCAAGTTCGTGTTCTCCGCCAGCGAGGCGTATCTGATCGAAGACGGCAAGATCACCGCTCCGGTGAAGGGCGCCACGCTGGTTGGCAGTGGCCCGGATGTACTCACACGCGTGTCGATGATCGGCAACGATCTGGCGCTTGATGAAGGTATTGGCGTGTGCGGCAAGGATGGCCAGAGCGTGCCGGTGGGCGTGGGTCAACCCACGCTCCGCGTGGAGAGCATGACAGTAGGTGGTACTGCGTCCTGA
- a CDS encoding DUF1653 domain-containing protein has product MSIATGIYRHYKGQNYRVLGTARHSETMEKLVVYQALYGDFGLWVRPASMFTESVELDGEPIPRFALIEAQPGAIRPES; this is encoded by the coding sequence ATGTCCATAGCCACGGGTATCTACCGTCACTACAAAGGCCAGAACTATCGCGTGCTGGGCACCGCCCGGCATAGCGAAACGATGGAAAAGCTCGTCGTCTACCAGGCGCTTTACGGCGATTTTGGACTATGGGTAAGGCCCGCCAGCATGTTTACCGAAAGCGTGGAACTGGATGGCGAGCCCATCCCCCGTTTTGCCCTGATTGAAGCTCAACCTGGCGCCATCCGTCCCGAGTCATGA
- the pmbA gene encoding metalloprotease PmbA produces the protein MSEVAINQDASRRELDRLAGLAEDVIHRARAAGASQAEVSASIDTGLSVNVRLGEVETVEHTRDRGFGLTVYFGQRKGSASTADLNADSIQATLDQACAIARYTEEDPAAGLADASRMATQFPELDLWHPWAIDTSEAIALGQQIEAAGRAHAGITNSDGASVQAGESVSVYANSHGFVGRERGTRHSLSLALITGDEAGMQRDGWYDSVRSAHDFISAKVLGDKAAERTLARVGARRLSTRQSPVLFAPEVARGLIGHLIGAVSGGALYRRASFLLDHAGKQIMPGWLNITERPHLLRGQGSGAFDAEGVATRDNVLVENGVLARYVLGSYSARKLGLVSTGNAGGIHNLVVESGHADGGVPDDFFGMLRRLGTGLLVTEVMGQGVNTITGDYSRGAAGFWVENGVIAYPVEEITIAANLRDMLAGIQAVGSDVDKRSHLLTGSILLGNMTIAGE, from the coding sequence GTGAGCGAAGTTGCGATCAACCAGGACGCCAGCCGGCGTGAACTCGACCGATTGGCCGGCCTGGCCGAAGACGTGATCCATCGCGCCCGCGCGGCCGGTGCCAGCCAGGCGGAGGTATCGGCCAGCATCGACACGGGCCTCAGCGTCAACGTGCGCCTGGGTGAGGTGGAGACAGTCGAGCATACCCGCGACCGCGGCTTCGGGCTTACCGTGTACTTCGGTCAGCGTAAAGGCTCGGCCAGCACCGCTGACCTGAACGCCGATTCGATTCAGGCCACGCTCGACCAGGCCTGCGCGATTGCCCGCTACACCGAAGAAGACCCAGCAGCCGGCCTGGCGGATGCTTCGCGTATGGCCACACAGTTTCCTGAGCTTGACCTGTGGCATCCCTGGGCCATCGATACCAGCGAGGCGATCGCGCTGGGACAGCAGATCGAAGCGGCCGGACGTGCCCATGCGGGCATCACCAACTCCGACGGCGCCAGCGTGCAGGCCGGCGAGAGCGTGTCGGTCTACGCCAACTCGCATGGCTTTGTCGGGCGCGAGCGCGGCACGCGGCATTCCCTATCGTTGGCGCTGATCACGGGCGATGAGGCTGGCATGCAGCGCGATGGCTGGTACGACAGCGTGCGCAGCGCCCATGACTTCATCAGTGCCAAGGTACTCGGTGACAAGGCGGCAGAACGCACGCTCGCACGTGTCGGTGCACGCCGCTTGTCCACGCGGCAGAGTCCGGTGCTGTTCGCTCCGGAGGTTGCTCGTGGCCTGATTGGCCATCTGATCGGCGCGGTGAGTGGTGGCGCGCTGTACCGTCGCGCCAGCTTCCTGCTCGATCATGCGGGCAAGCAGATCATGCCGGGCTGGTTGAATATCACGGAGCGTCCGCATTTGCTGCGTGGCCAGGGTTCCGGTGCATTCGATGCGGAGGGCGTGGCCACGCGCGATAACGTTCTGGTCGAAAACGGCGTGCTGGCGCGTTACGTCTTGGGTAGCTATTCCGCCCGCAAGCTGGGCCTGGTGTCGACCGGCAATGCCGGCGGCATCCACAATCTGGTGGTCGAATCTGGTCATGCGGATGGCGGTGTGCCCGATGATTTCTTTGGGATGCTCAGGCGCCTGGGCACTGGCTTGCTGGTGACCGAGGTGATGGGGCAGGGCGTGAACACGATCACCGGCGACTATTCGCGTGGCGCCGCCGGTTTCTGGGTGGAAAACGGGGTAATCGCCTATCCCGTGGAAGAGATCACCATTGCCGCCAACCTGCGCGACATGCTGGCGGGTATCCAGGCAGTGGGTAGCGATGTGGACAAGCGTTCGCATCTGCTTACCGGCTCGATTCTGCTGGGTAACATGACGATTGCCGGGGAGTAA
- a CDS encoding DUF4870 domain-containing protein — MSVPPESVVPPPSDTNDVPAQERTWAMMAHLSALLGALVSSSHGGGFACFVGPLIIWLIKKDSMPFVNDQAKEALNFNLSVAIATLVLVVLSAITFGIGLVIAIPMWVVIGVGWLVLTIMAAVKANDGVRYRYPFTLRLIK; from the coding sequence ATGAGCGTTCCGCCCGAGTCCGTGGTACCGCCGCCGAGCGATACCAACGATGTCCCGGCCCAGGAGCGCACCTGGGCGATGATGGCCCATCTTTCCGCCTTGCTTGGTGCCTTGGTCAGTTCATCGCATGGTGGGGGCTTTGCGTGCTTCGTGGGTCCGCTGATCATCTGGTTGATCAAGAAGGACAGCATGCCCTTCGTCAACGATCAGGCGAAGGAAGCCCTCAACTTCAATCTCAGTGTGGCCATTGCCACGTTAGTTCTGGTGGTGTTATCGGCCATTACCTTCGGTATCGGCCTGGTCATCGCGATTCCAATGTGGGTGGTGATTGGCGTGGGTTGGCTGGTGTTGACCATCATGGCCGCAGTAAAGGCGAATGATGGTGTGCGCTACCGTTATCCCTTCACGTTGAGGTTGATCAAGTAG
- the rng gene encoding ribonuclease G, which translates to MSEEILINMTPRETRVGVVENGMLQELHVERTSRQGYVGNVYKGRVQRVMPGMQAVFVDIGLERAAFLHASDIIRPPLPEAAEEPSAGGGNGNGSHMLSISELVHEGQEIVVQVMKDPIGTKGARLSTHLSIPSRYLVLLPHARTLGISTRIEDESERQRLKGVLTLLIGENPLGYIVRTNAEGQSAESLAFDVTYLGKVWRVVQENIAKAKVGERVYEELSLPLRALRDLLNDDIEKVRVDSRETFEKVTKFVHKFMPNLDDRVEHYVGERPIFDLYGVEDEIQRALRKEVPLKSGGYLIVDQTEAMTTIDVNTGGYLGTRNLEETVYRTNLEAAQAATRQLRLRNLGGIIIIDFIDMTDEEHKRQVIRMLEKGLARDHAKTTVYPMSQLGLVEMTRKRTTESLERQLCEPCPACMGRGTVKTAETVTYEIFREITRAVRQFNAQKLLVMASPNVVGRILEEESTAVAELEEFISKSIRFQAEEHYSQEQFDVVLL; encoded by the coding sequence GTGAGCGAAGAAATCTTGATCAATATGACCCCGCGCGAGACTCGGGTCGGCGTGGTGGAGAACGGCATGCTGCAGGAATTGCATGTCGAGCGGACATCCCGCCAGGGCTACGTGGGCAATGTCTACAAGGGCCGGGTGCAGCGGGTCATGCCCGGCATGCAGGCCGTTTTCGTGGATATCGGCCTGGAGCGGGCGGCCTTCTTGCATGCTTCGGACATCATCCGGCCACCGCTACCGGAAGCTGCCGAAGAGCCTTCCGCGGGTGGCGGCAATGGTAATGGCAGTCACATGCTCTCGATCAGCGAGCTGGTGCATGAAGGTCAGGAAATCGTGGTGCAGGTGATGAAGGATCCGATCGGTACCAAGGGTGCGCGGCTCTCGACCCATCTTTCGATTCCTTCGCGCTACCTGGTGCTGCTGCCACATGCCCGTACGCTGGGTATTTCCACCCGTATCGAGGACGAGTCCGAGCGGCAGCGCCTGAAAGGCGTGCTGACCCTGCTGATCGGTGAAAACCCTCTCGGTTACATCGTGCGCACCAATGCTGAAGGGCAGTCGGCGGAATCGTTGGCCTTCGACGTCACCTATCTGGGCAAGGTGTGGCGCGTAGTACAGGAAAACATCGCCAAGGCGAAGGTCGGCGAACGTGTCTATGAGGAACTTTCCCTGCCTCTGCGCGCACTACGCGATCTGCTCAACGACGATATCGAGAAAGTGCGTGTCGACTCCCGCGAAACCTTCGAAAAGGTTACCAAATTCGTGCACAAGTTCATGCCGAATCTGGACGATCGCGTGGAACATTACGTCGGTGAACGTCCAATCTTCGACCTATACGGCGTGGAAGACGAAATCCAGCGCGCATTGCGTAAGGAAGTGCCGTTGAAATCGGGGGGCTACCTGATCGTCGACCAGACCGAAGCGATGACCACCATCGATGTCAACACCGGTGGCTACCTCGGCACACGCAATCTGGAGGAAACCGTTTATCGAACCAACCTGGAAGCGGCGCAGGCGGCCACTCGCCAACTGCGGCTGCGCAACCTGGGTGGCATCATCATCATCGACTTCATCGACATGACCGACGAGGAGCACAAACGCCAAGTCATCCGCATGCTGGAAAAGGGCCTAGCTCGTGACCACGCCAAGACTACCGTCTACCCGATGTCGCAGCTGGGCTTGGTGGAAATGACGCGCAAACGCACCACCGAGAGCCTGGAGCGGCAACTATGCGAACCGTGCCCGGCCTGCATGGGGCGCGGTACGGTGAAGACTGCCGAAACGGTTACCTACGAGATCTTCCGCGAGATCACCCGCGCCGTGCGTCAGTTCAATGCGCAGAAGCTGCTGGTGATGGCTAGCCCCAATGTGGTGGGTCGCATTCTCGAAGAAGAGTCTACCGCTGTGGCTGAATTGGAAGAGTTCATCTCCAAAAGTATACGCTTCCAAGCTGAGGAGCATTATTCGCAGGAGCAATTCGATGTTGTACTGCTTTAA
- a CDS encoding YhdP family protein, with product MLALSAALAQVLLPLLANHPQWVAAELSNRFHRQVSFASLEGGWEPSGPRFIMHDFVVAQEEGVAGSPLHVPEVDLKLDFGGWLFPSRHLLNLQARGLELDLSRDLEGGWHINGLGVAGGSQRQTISFGRLSVELWLDNLRVNINDARFNQPYTLLADPLRITHQGNHIRVGARLHRVGAHGDLQAAGRFRDDGASGQFWFATQNADLHGMLAGVDLGGYTVDSGNGNLAVWMDWRQGKIVRDLLQFNLRDLAVTYSSGVKVSVPAWSGLAELAGHDNSYTVHWAGADGSVLLAEADAFGTPQAKLDVMASNLQLAPIVPWLGLKPGLSPGIAQWLASGQPHGHVQHAVVHWDAVDGLQRLDGTFDNLGITSVGKLPGVDQLHGEVRGDAEAISLELPEQPVSITMPHTFRQPFVMSHLAGDFAFWRDDDATHIGIAHLDFEGHDYSGNAQGEIQLPHDGGRPFLDIYASMPHANVTAAKWFWPIDSMHPSAIAWLDQAFVSGSMDNVAILIRGSLANWPFHHNEGRFEARAELNDLTLSYGKNWPVAEHIQAVANFIDAGMLVQASSGDSLGVKVSNAIAVIPELAHTTLDLNLSGNGNASDLLNFVSKSPIASKQADILANLQLGGTGSFDFHLSLPTHDTNDFLLDGTVQFKDVDLAAPQWNLQLSKLNGPATFDGHGFRAAPLTGGFRGEPSQLDLAIAQATGDPNTVFSATLSGNYTVPELLQGYPELKWLGNIASGRSLFTIGYQIAHASDVGADVQTLSIDSPLSGVGLNFPVPLNKPADTTMPLHATMGLPTTGNTLQVALGSVVRGRLRLPAGDQSPLAATFAFGDQMPDTLPVQGIRIRGDASELDVTGWVKQSIGGSTANNGLSLETIDVSTEHAEMFGRDFDHMHITAAPKVDTLELDVDSKSVAGHFSVPTKGLGKQGITARLQRMYWPKEPTSPPKKPGVAPARVADPANTGMDPAGMPPLHIWIHDLRLDEAKLGEARLETWPTATGMHLDELSTHSKSVQINASGDWNGTPTKSSTHLRVDFSADNMGDMLKTFGYEDLFEGGKTNAELNATWPGGPWAFELGNMDGNLKVDVTHGRIPKASPGMTGRLFGLASIVEFPRRLSLDFGDVFGKGFGFDSITGDFGLKDGNAITHNLKIQGPAAEIRITGRTGLRAKDYDQEVVVLPHVGSGLPVVGAVIAGPIGVAAGLAVQGVLGKGLSHVATQRYHVGGTWDKPVMTSGGASAEAAPTSAASSEKPAAAASAPAPAGL from the coding sequence ATGCTTGCACTCAGTGCTGCCCTGGCACAGGTGCTGTTGCCGTTATTGGCGAATCATCCGCAATGGGTCGCCGCTGAGCTCAGCAACAGGTTCCATCGGCAGGTCAGCTTTGCTTCGCTAGAAGGTGGCTGGGAGCCGTCCGGCCCACGATTCATCATGCATGACTTCGTGGTAGCACAGGAAGAAGGCGTCGCTGGCAGCCCGTTGCATGTGCCAGAGGTCGACCTGAAGCTGGATTTCGGCGGCTGGCTGTTTCCCTCCAGGCACCTGCTGAATCTCCAGGCGCGTGGACTGGAACTGGACCTGAGCCGTGATCTTGAAGGCGGCTGGCATATCAACGGCCTTGGTGTGGCAGGCGGCTCACAGCGTCAGACTATTTCGTTCGGCCGTCTTTCCGTCGAACTGTGGTTGGATAATTTGCGTGTCAATATCAACGATGCGCGCTTCAACCAGCCATATACCTTGCTCGCCGATCCGTTGCGAATCACCCATCAGGGCAACCACATTCGCGTGGGCGCGCGCCTACATCGCGTGGGAGCCCATGGTGATCTGCAGGCGGCAGGGCGATTCCGCGATGACGGCGCCAGCGGCCAATTCTGGTTCGCTACGCAGAACGCCGATCTGCACGGCATGCTCGCCGGCGTCGATTTGGGTGGTTATACGGTCGACAGCGGCAACGGCAATCTTGCCGTGTGGATGGACTGGCGGCAGGGCAAGATCGTGCGCGACCTGTTGCAGTTCAACTTGCGCGATCTGGCTGTTACCTATTCCTCCGGCGTGAAAGTAAGCGTACCGGCATGGAGCGGCCTTGCCGAATTAGCGGGTCATGACAACAGCTACACCGTTCACTGGGCGGGTGCTGATGGAAGTGTCTTGCTGGCTGAAGCGGACGCCTTCGGCACGCCTCAGGCCAAACTCGATGTGATGGCGAGCAATCTGCAACTTGCGCCCATAGTGCCGTGGTTGGGATTGAAACCCGGACTGTCGCCGGGTATTGCTCAATGGCTTGCTTCCGGCCAGCCGCATGGCCATGTGCAACATGCGGTCGTGCATTGGGATGCGGTGGATGGCTTGCAACGGTTGGACGGCACGTTCGACAACCTCGGCATCACCTCCGTTGGCAAACTGCCGGGTGTGGATCAACTGCATGGCGAAGTACGCGGGGATGCGGAAGCCATTTCGCTGGAGTTGCCCGAGCAACCCGTGTCGATCACCATGCCGCATACCTTCCGCCAGCCATTCGTGATGAGTCACCTTGCAGGTGACTTCGCGTTTTGGCGTGACGACGACGCCACCCATATCGGCATCGCCCATCTCGATTTTGAAGGTCATGACTACAGTGGCAATGCACAGGGTGAGATCCAGTTGCCACATGATGGCGGACGTCCGTTTCTGGATATCTATGCCAGCATGCCGCACGCAAATGTCACCGCGGCCAAATGGTTCTGGCCGATCGACTCGATGCATCCGTCGGCCATTGCATGGCTGGATCAGGCGTTCGTCAGCGGTTCGATGGATAACGTCGCGATCCTGATTCGAGGCAGCCTTGCCAATTGGCCGTTCCATCACAACGAAGGTCGTTTCGAAGCACGTGCCGAGCTGAACGATCTCACCCTCAGTTATGGCAAGAATTGGCCGGTGGCCGAGCATATCCAGGCTGTTGCCAACTTTATCGACGCCGGCATGCTGGTACAGGCCAGCAGTGGTGATTCACTGGGTGTGAAAGTAAGCAATGCCATCGCGGTGATACCCGAGCTTGCGCATACCACGTTGGATCTCAATTTAAGCGGTAATGGCAATGCATCGGATCTGCTCAACTTCGTCAGCAAGAGTCCGATTGCGAGCAAGCAGGCGGATATACTCGCCAATCTTCAACTTGGCGGTACCGGCAGTTTCGATTTCCATCTTTCGCTGCCCACGCACGACACGAACGATTTCCTGCTAGATGGCACGGTGCAATTCAAAGACGTCGATCTCGCTGCGCCGCAGTGGAATCTGCAGTTGAGCAAGCTCAATGGCCCGGCGACGTTCGACGGACATGGCTTCCGCGCTGCGCCCCTGACGGGTGGATTCCGTGGTGAGCCGTCCCAGCTCGATCTTGCCATTGCACAGGCCACGGGTGATCCCAATACCGTTTTTTCAGCAACGCTTTCCGGCAACTACACCGTGCCGGAATTGCTGCAGGGTTACCCGGAACTGAAATGGCTTGGCAATATCGCCAGCGGTCGCAGTCTGTTCACCATCGGCTATCAGATTGCGCATGCTTCGGACGTTGGTGCCGATGTGCAGACACTCAGCATCGATTCGCCCCTGTCGGGTGTGGGTCTGAATTTTCCCGTGCCGCTCAACAAACCGGCGGACACCACCATGCCCTTGCATGCCACGATGGGTTTGCCGACCACTGGCAACACCTTGCAAGTGGCACTGGGATCGGTTGTGCGCGGGCGTTTGCGCCTGCCGGCGGGAGATCAGTCGCCTCTTGCGGCGACCTTCGCCTTTGGCGATCAGATGCCTGACACCTTGCCGGTGCAAGGTATACGCATTCGCGGTGACGCATCAGAACTTGATGTCACCGGCTGGGTCAAGCAATCCATCGGCGGCAGTACCGCGAACAATGGGTTGAGTCTGGAAACCATCGACGTCAGTACCGAGCACGCGGAAATGTTCGGTCGTGACTTCGATCACATGCACATCACCGCGGCGCCCAAGGTCGACACGCTCGAACTGGATGTGGATAGCAAATCCGTCGCAGGCCATTTCAGCGTGCCAACCAAGGGGCTGGGCAAGCAAGGTATCACCGCACGTCTGCAGCGCATGTATTGGCCCAAGGAACCGACCTCGCCGCCGAAGAAGCCGGGCGTTGCACCAGCGCGGGTGGCCGATCCGGCGAATACCGGCATGGATCCTGCTGGCATGCCACCTTTGCATATCTGGATACACGACCTGCGCCTGGATGAGGCAAAACTTGGGGAAGCGCGTCTTGAAACCTGGCCGACAGCGACCGGTATGCATCTTGATGAGCTGTCGACGCATTCCAAGAGCGTGCAGATCAACGCAAGCGGCGACTGGAACGGCACGCCAACCAAGAGCAGCACGCATCTGCGCGTGGATTTCAGTGCGGACAATATGGGCGACATGCTCAAGACTTTCGGTTACGAAGATCTATTCGAAGGCGGCAAGACGAATGCCGAGCTCAACGCCACGTGGCCAGGTGGTCCCTGGGCTTTTGAGCTAGGCAACATGGATGGCAATCTGAAAGTGGATGTCACCCACGGCCGCATTCCCAAAGCATCGCCGGGCATGACAGGACGCCTGTTCGGTTTGGCTTCCATCGTGGAATTTCCGCGTCGCCTGTCGCTGGACTTCGGCGACGTGTTCGGCAAGGGTTTCGGCTTCGATTCGATCACCGGCGATTTCGGGTTAAAGGATGGCAACGCGATCACCCACAACCTGAAAATCCAGGGGCCAGCGGCGGAGATCCGTATTACCGGGCGCACCGGTTTGCGCGCCAAGGACTACGATCAGGAGGTTGTCGTATTGCCTCACGTAGGCAGCGGCTTGCCAGTGGTGGGCGCGGTGATCGCAGGTCCCATCGGCGTGGCGGCAGGTCTGGCGGTGCAGGGCGTGTTGGGCAAAGGGCTCAGTCACGTTGCCACGCAGCGCTATCACGTGGGCGGCACCTGGGATAAGCCGGTGATGACATCGGGTGGTGCATCCGCCGAAGCGGCACCGACTTCCGCCGCATCGTCGGAAAAGCCGGCTGCCGCTGCTTCCGCACCTGCACCGGCTGGGTTGTGA
- a CDS encoding non-heme iron oxygenase ferredoxin subunit translates to MSETWVEVGARSELLPGEFKVVWDGDTAIAIFNVDGDLYAVEDICTHDGGELAGGDLIGFEVECPRHGARFDLRTGQPTCPPAYEPIHRFPVRESDGLIWTRDDRY, encoded by the coding sequence ATGAGTGAAACGTGGGTGGAAGTGGGAGCGCGCTCGGAGCTGCTGCCTGGCGAATTCAAAGTGGTCTGGGATGGTGATACCGCTATTGCCATATTCAATGTCGACGGTGATCTGTATGCAGTGGAAGACATCTGCACCCATGACGGTGGCGAACTGGCGGGTGGCGACTTGATCGGTTTCGAAGTGGAGTGCCCGCGTCACGGTGCACGTTTCGACCTGCGCACGGGGCAACCAACCTGCCCTCCGGCTTACGAGCCGATCCATCGCTTTCCCGTGCGTGAAAGCGATGGCTTGATCTGGACGCGCGACGATCGTTACTAA